The Treponema pectinovorum genome includes a window with the following:
- the mntR gene encoding manganese-binding transcriptional regulator MntR has product MPEKKTEASVAFSRTRADHAMEILEDYTEVISKIIKENGECRVMDLARYFGVSHVSVIQVLQRLTANGFIESEARKPIILTEEGCALARTCANRHRIVRSFLLKIGVSEKTALIDSEGLEHHVSAETLECMKNFIAEH; this is encoded by the coding sequence ATGCCAGAAAAAAAAACGGAAGCGTCGGTCGCTTTTTCCCGAACGCGCGCCGACCATGCGATGGAAATCTTAGAAGACTATACAGAAGTTATCTCAAAAATAATCAAAGAAAACGGCGAGTGTCGCGTTATGGATCTTGCACGGTATTTTGGTGTGAGCCACGTATCTGTAATTCAGGTTTTGCAACGTTTGACTGCCAATGGTTTTATAGAAAGCGAAGCGCGAAAGCCAATCATTCTTACAGAAGAAGGTTGCGCTTTGGCACGCACGTGTGCAAATCGGCATAGAATTGTCCGTAGCTTTTTATTGAAAATCGGCGTGAGCGAAAAAACTGCCCTCATCGATTCCGAAGGCTTGGAACATCACGTTAGCGCCGAAACGCTTGAGTGCATGAAAAATTTTATCGCCGAGCATTAA
- a CDS encoding metal ABC transporter substrate-binding protein, with protein sequence MKKNISFIATSIVVAALCVGVFTGCTKKNADVANIQNSARPKRVVTTFTILQDMAQIIAGDKILVESITKPGAEIHEYEPTPLDVVKAQSADLVLRNGFGLERWFEKFMGSVKNVPSATLSDGIEPLGIGEGPYNGMPNPHSWMSPKNALVYVENIRKAFVALDPANADTFNANAVSYSESIKKIDSFLAEKLSEIPEEQRWLVTCEGAFSYLIRDCNMKELYLWPVNADEEGSPQQIQKVVDTIRKNHIPVAFSESTISNKPQLQVCKETGAHYGGVLYVDSLTYEDGDAPTYLKMLEYNADTIVKGFQDSLSK encoded by the coding sequence ATGAAAAAGAACATAAGTTTTATCGCCACTTCTATTGTTGTGGCAGCGTTGTGCGTAGGAGTTTTCACTGGATGCACAAAAAAAAATGCTGATGTAGCAAACATTCAAAATTCAGCACGCCCTAAACGCGTTGTAACTACGTTTACAATTTTGCAGGATATGGCGCAGATTATTGCAGGCGATAAGATTCTCGTCGAATCGATTACAAAGCCAGGCGCGGAAATTCACGAATACGAGCCGACGCCTCTCGACGTTGTAAAGGCTCAATCAGCGGATTTGGTTTTGAGGAACGGATTTGGTCTTGAACGCTGGTTTGAAAAATTTATGGGGAGCGTTAAAAACGTGCCAAGTGCAACTCTTAGCGACGGCATTGAACCTTTGGGTATCGGCGAAGGTCCATACAATGGCATGCCAAATCCTCACTCGTGGATGTCGCCGAAAAACGCCCTTGTGTATGTCGAAAATATCCGCAAAGCCTTTGTCGCTTTGGATCCTGCTAATGCCGACACTTTCAATGCAAATGCGGTGTCCTACAGCGAAAGCATAAAAAAGATTGACTCATTTTTGGCAGAAAAGCTTTCAGAAATTCCAGAAGAGCAACGCTGGCTTGTAACTTGCGAAGGTGCTTTTTCGTACCTTATTCGCGACTGCAATATGAAGGAATTGTACTTGTGGCCGGTAAATGCCGACGAAGAAGGCTCTCCTCAGCAAATACAAAAGGTTGTGGACACAATTCGCAAAAATCACATTCCTGTAGCATTTTCCGAAAGTACAATCAGCAATAAACCTCAACTTCAAGTGTGTAAAGAAACGGGTGCACACTACGGCGGAGTTTTGTATGTAGACTCGCTAACCTACGAAGACGGAGACGCACCGACCTACTTGAAGATGCTCGAATACAATGCGGATACGATTGTAAAAGGTTTTCAAGACAGTTTGTCAAAATAA
- a CDS encoding manganese/iron ABC transporter ATP-binding protein produces the protein MNIDTEVSVELAVQNVSVAYNNGHVALYDASFHLQKGTITALVGVNGSGKSTLFKTIMGFIKPMNGCVTICGKPVRQAQKQHLLAYVPQSEEVDWSFPVSVWDVVMMGRYGYMNFLRVPNKEDKEIAERSLERVQMLDFKDRQIGELSGGQKKRVFLARALAQRGKIILLDEPFTGVDVKTETAIINLLRELKNDGHLIFVSTHDLGSVPEFCDHVVIINRTVLASGPTETTFTADNLIKAFGGALRSIKLDHTDNPEESTHEFRVFTDDEGALVTKGEGKPYRSGVRNTEIVSPK, from the coding sequence ATGAATATCGATACGGAAGTTTCAGTTGAACTTGCGGTACAAAATGTGAGCGTCGCGTACAATAACGGCCACGTTGCGCTGTACGATGCGTCATTCCATCTGCAAAAAGGAACGATTACAGCGCTTGTCGGCGTAAATGGCAGTGGTAAATCTACGCTGTTTAAAACGATTATGGGTTTTATTAAACCTATGAACGGCTGTGTAACGATTTGTGGCAAACCTGTACGCCAGGCTCAAAAACAGCACCTGCTTGCATACGTTCCACAGTCTGAAGAAGTTGACTGGTCGTTCCCGGTGAGCGTGTGGGACGTCGTTATGATGGGGCGCTACGGCTATATGAATTTTTTGCGCGTACCGAATAAGGAAGACAAAGAAATTGCTGAGCGCAGCCTCGAGAGAGTCCAAATGCTCGACTTTAAAGACCGACAGATTGGAGAGCTTTCCGGCGGACAAAAAAAGCGAGTATTTCTGGCGCGTGCTTTGGCACAACGGGGAAAAATCATCCTACTCGATGAACCTTTTACCGGAGTTGACGTAAAAACAGAAACTGCAATCATCAATCTTTTGCGCGAACTTAAAAACGATGGACACTTGATTTTTGTATCGACGCACGATTTGGGCTCGGTTCCAGAATTCTGCGATCACGTTGTGATTATAAACAGAACGGTGCTCGCTTCGGGGCCAACAGAAACGACCTTTACGGCCGACAATCTTATAAAAGCCTTTGGGGGAGCGTTGCGCAGCATTAAACTCGACCACACTGACAATCCAGAAGAAAGTACTCACGAGTTTAGAGTATTTACAGATGATGAAGGAGCGTTAGTTACAAAGGGTGAGGGTAAGCCTTATCGAAGTGGCGTCAGAAATACGGAAATCGTTTCGCCAAAATAA
- a CDS encoding metal ABC transporter permease, whose translation MLSNLLIPFQYEYMVKAILVSGFIGGVCALLSCFVVLKGWSLLGDALSHAVVPGVAVAYIIGIPFSLGAFISGMLAALAMGFVKKQTRIREDAVIGIVYTTFFALGVLLISLFPSNITLSTIVMGNILGIADRDIVQTLIIAGSSLAIILLKWKDLRLFSFDPTQARAIGLNTNALYLLLLTLLAVTAIAALQTVGSILVVAMLVTPGAAAYLLTDKFSSMMCLSSLIGLTTSALGAYISYFLNGSAGGCIVTLQFLFFLAVLFFAPRHGILAAKLNAVKSLKDFFVKRMNEG comes from the coding sequence ATGCTTTCGAATTTATTGATTCCATTTCAGTATGAATACATGGTAAAGGCGATTCTCGTCAGCGGTTTTATCGGCGGGGTGTGCGCCCTGCTTTCGTGCTTTGTCGTGCTCAAAGGCTGGTCGCTGCTCGGCGATGCCTTATCGCATGCGGTGGTTCCTGGAGTTGCGGTCGCGTACATAATTGGAATACCGTTTTCTCTCGGCGCTTTTATAAGCGGGATGCTCGCCGCGCTTGCGATGGGTTTTGTAAAAAAACAGACGAGGATTCGCGAAGACGCCGTTATAGGAATCGTGTATACAACGTTTTTTGCGCTGGGAGTTTTGCTAATTTCGCTGTTTCCGAGCAACATAACGCTTTCGACAATAGTCATGGGAAACATCCTCGGTATCGCCGACCGAGATATCGTTCAAACGTTGATAATAGCCGGAAGCAGTTTGGCAATTATTTTGCTTAAGTGGAAGGATTTGCGACTGTTTTCGTTCGATCCGACACAAGCGCGCGCGATAGGGCTCAACACGAACGCACTTTATCTTTTGCTGCTTACGCTGCTTGCCGTTACTGCGATTGCCGCTCTGCAAACGGTCGGCAGTATTTTGGTCGTTGCAATGCTTGTAACTCCAGGGGCGGCCGCCTATTTGCTTACGGATAAATTTTCGTCGATGATGTGCCTTTCGTCGCTCATTGGGTTGACAACTTCCGCATTGGGCGCGTATATCAGTTATTTTTTGAACGGCTCGGCAGGTGGTTGCATAGTTACGCTGCAATTTTTGTTTTTTTTAGCCGTTTTGTTTTTTGCACCACGGCATGGAATACTTGCCGCAAAACTGAACGCTGTAAAATCCTTGAAAGATTTTTTTGTGAAAAGGATGAACGAAGGCTAA
- a CDS encoding metal ABC transporter permease, translating to MFWTKLIEPFMYGFMIKALVIAALVGCVCAVISCYLILKGWSLMGDAISHAVLPGIVVAYLVHIPLGVGAFVAGLLNAATTGWIKERSRIREDSVMGAVFTGMMALGLILVTKVRSNIHFMHILFGSLLGIEKDDMIQAVVCALITLVLIIFKRKDILLYLFDQNHAKAIGLNVAFIHYLFLALTALTIVASLQAVGILLTVAMLIIPGCIAYLLTDRLNRMLFISALSAVLSALIGTYVSYFLNGATGACIILTESLFFVLTMIFAPKYGILAHQKLQKANLHVIRP from the coding sequence ATGTTTTGGACAAAACTTATAGAACCGTTTATGTATGGCTTTATGATAAAAGCGCTTGTGATTGCGGCGCTTGTCGGTTGCGTGTGCGCGGTAATTTCGTGCTACCTTATTTTGAAGGGATGGTCGCTCATGGGAGATGCAATTTCGCACGCAGTGTTGCCAGGAATTGTAGTAGCATACCTAGTTCATATCCCTCTGGGTGTGGGAGCTTTTGTTGCGGGATTGCTCAATGCGGCCACAACTGGATGGATAAAAGAGCGAAGTCGAATCAGGGAAGACTCGGTTATGGGGGCAGTGTTTACAGGAATGATGGCACTGGGGCTTATACTCGTTACGAAGGTGCGTTCTAACATTCACTTTATGCATATTTTGTTTGGAAGTCTTTTGGGAATTGAAAAGGACGATATGATACAGGCCGTCGTCTGTGCGCTTATAACGCTTGTTTTGATAATTTTCAAACGAAAGGACATTTTGTTGTATCTGTTCGACCAAAATCATGCCAAAGCGATTGGTCTTAATGTAGCATTTATACATTATCTTTTTCTTGCGCTCACGGCGCTAACGATTGTCGCTTCGCTACAGGCAGTTGGAATTTTACTTACGGTCGCAATGCTGATTATTCCGGGCTGTATCGCATATCTTTTAACGGACAGGCTTAACCGCATGCTTTTTATTTCCGCGCTGTCGGCCGTGCTGAGTGCGCTCATCGGAACTTATGTGAGTTACTTTTTGAACGGAGCAACCGGAGCGTGCATTATTTTAACCGAATCGTTGTTTTTCGTTTTGACGATGATTTTTGCACCGAAGTACGGCATTCTTGCACACCAAAAATTACAAAAGGCTAATTTGCACGTTATAAGACCGTAG